The window AAATCCACCGGATGATATTAATGAAGTTGTTTCTTTGCTATCAACATTCTTATTTTCTTTTGGTTCTTCATGTTGTTTAGGTTTTTCTTCTTTTGCTTGTTCTTTAGAAATAGGTTTTTCTTGCTGCTTAGGTTTTTCGATTTGTTTTTCTGCTGTTTGTTGTTTTTCTACTGATTTTGTTTTTTCAGGTTGTTTTTCAGATGGTTTTGGTTTTTCTTCTTTTGGCTGTTCTTTAGCTAATTGTTCTCTGGCTGGTTCTTTATCTTGAGCCGGTTTTTTAGTTTCTTCAGGTTTTAATTTGGACTGCCCTGTCAGCTGTTCTTCTTGCTCAGGTTGTGGCAGTTTAGGCTCAGCGGTTGGTTGCTGTGGTGGCTGGGTAGGTCGTGGTTGTGCTTGAATTTGTTGTGGTGGCGTTGCTGGTTTTTCTAAGTTTGTTGCTACTTTTATATCCGGCTCAGAAATTGTTTTTTCTGACTTAGAGTAATAATTTAATCCAAGAGCTATGAAAACAAGAGTTATCAATAATCCTGAAAGGAAAATAATCAATCTTTCCATCATTTCTTTTTTTCTTTTTTTCTTTATCTGCTGAACAGCTGCTTTTAAGTCTCTGTCTTCCATCACATCCTCTCAACAGGTGTTATACCCATTATTTTAAATAAAGTCCTTAAAACATTTCTAACCGCTTTTAATAAATATAGTCTTGCTTTCATTAACTTTTCGTTATTTTCTATCAAAAACTTATGATAATAATAATATTTGTGTAATCTTGATGCAAGCTCATAAGTAATGTTGGTTATTTTGTGTGGCTGGTTTTTTATGGTTGCATCATAAATTTCGTCCGGAATGGTTGAGATATACTTCATCAAACTTCTTTCTAAATCTTCTTTTAATAAAGACAAATCAACCTCAAAATCTTCTTCTGGGTTAAAGTTAAATCGTTGCTGAGCTTCTCTAAAAACGCTACTTATTCTTGCATGGGCGTATTGGACATAAAACACCGGGTTTTCATTGCTTTTTTTAAGTGCAATGTCTATGTCAAAGTTTAAGTGTGTGTTTGGGTCCTTTGATGCAAAGAAATAGATAACTGCATCCTTTCCTACTTCTTCTACAAGTTCTCTAAGTGTTATAAAGTCTCCGGACCTTTTTGACATTTTCACTTCTTCACCGTTTTTAAAAAGCTTAACAAGCTGAATAAACAGTACATTTATCCAATCTTCTTTTACACCAAAAGCCATGATTGCAGCTTTTAACCTTGGGAAGTATCCGTGATGGTCTGCTCCCCACACGTTTATTATAAAATCGTAGTTTCTCAAATACTTATCATAGTGATATGCTATATCTGCAGCAAAGTATGTATAGCTTCCGTCAGATTTTCTTATTACTCTGTCTTTTTCATCTCCATAGAGAGACGTTTTTAGCCATAAAGCTCCATCTTTTTCATAAATTAACCCTTTACTTTCTAAAAATTTTAAAGCCTGTTCTACCTTTCCGTGCTGGTATAAATGTCTTTCACTATACCAAATATCAAACTCTACGCCGATAAGCTTTAAATCTTTTTTTATCTCATCAAGTAAAAAGTTCTTGGCATACTCAGCGCAAAATTCTATAGCTTCTTCTTCATCCAAGAAAGATAGCATTTTTTCTCTTTCATAATGATAAAGCTCTTTTGCTATGTCTTTTATATACTCTCCATGATAACCATCTTCCGGAAATGGATAACTTGGCTCTTCTATTTGTCTAAATCTTGCATAGACAGACATTCCAAGCTTTTTAATCTGATTTCCTGCATCGTTTATATAAAACTCCCTTTCAACTTTATACCCGATGTAATCATAAAGATTTGATAGTATGTTTCCTACTACTGCACCCCTACCATGTCCTAAATGAAGTGGTCCGGTTGGATTTGCGCTAACATATTCAATGTTTATCTTTCCTTTGTTTTTTTCTTTTGCTTTTCCAAACTCATCTTTTTCTTCAATTGCTTTGTTTAAGATTTGATGGTAAAAAGTATCAGAAATAAAAAGATTTATAAACCCACCGCCTGCTACTTCTACCTTTTCAAAGTAAGGGTCTTTTTCAAAGAGTGCTTTTAACTGGTTTGCAACTTCAAAAGGTTTTTTGTTTAGGCTTTTGCTGAGTATGAATGCTGCATTTGTTGACAGGTCGCCAAATTTTTCTTCTTTTGGAGACTCTATTTTTATTTTATCTTCAACACCTTCAAATAAAAGATTGTTTTGTTTAAGAATGTTTAAAATTTTATCTCTAATCTCCTGCTTCACTTTTTCTCCTTCCTTTTATACAAATTATGTAGCTGATAAAGTTTAAATAGATAAAGATAACGGCTAAATTAATTATATCAAATTTAATGGCTACAAAAGGTGTAAAGACAAGAATTCCAATAGTGTAAATCTTTATAGGGCAATTTTTCGGCAGGTTTTGATTTTTTATTAAAAATGGAATAAAGATTAATAGCCCAAGCAACCCAATATAGGTTAGGTCTAATTCTTGCTCATCAAGAAAATTTCTAAAAAATGGATATAAAAAGCTTATTAGCCAAGCTGTGATGATTATAAGTAGTATGAGAAGTTTTGACATCCCTTTATTCCCTAACCAACTCCCTTATCAACTTGCTTCGTAAACTCTCTAAAAGCTCTACATTCTCTATCTCTATCTGTGATGCTTCCTTTATACTTTTTCCCATCAAACCTTTTAAAAAATCAAACTCTTTGTTATTTAAATTCAATCTCTTTAAATCAAGCTCGCCGTTTAGGTAGGTTATCTTTAAAAGAAACAGAATTTCAAGAAGTTTTGGAAGTTTAGAAATGGTTAAAAAATACAAACTCTTTTTTAAAAGAATAAAGATTCTCTCATCTTGGTGTGGTGCAAGCTTGTATGTAAAGTTAATGATGTTAAATCCTGCTTCAAATTTTTCTATATCTTGGCTTATGTAGTAGCCGATTTGCTTATAAGAATCTATCTCGGATATGATAAGCTTGTCTTTTATTTTGATCAGTACCGCTTTAAACCAACAAAATGGAGAAAGTATTGAATAAGGCATATTTTTTAGATACTGACCGTTTTGAATGTATATGCTTTCTTTTCCAGATTTTTTTGTGTATACAGTAATAGTCAAATCTTTTTCGCCTACGAATTTTCTATTTAAAACAATAGCTTCATCTTTATAGACAGTTTCCATTACTCCTTATTCCAACTGTCAGAAACAACCATTTCAAAAGCAACAGGAACATCTTTTAAGATTAATTTTCCTGCTTTTTCCATAGATGAAGATAAAACCTCTTTTGCCTTTTCTATATCTTTTGCAGCAACTTCTACCAAGATTTCATCATGAACAAGATTAACAACCTTTGCATCTAAATCGTTTCTTTCTTTAAAGAAAAACACAACAGCCATTTTTAATAAATCACTGCCTGAGCCTTGGATTGGGTAGTTAACTGCGTCTGTAAATTTGTATGCTATTAGCTTTCTACCAAGCAACGTTTCAAGCTCAATAGACCTGTGTTTATCAAGATGTTCCTTAACTCTG of the Sulfurihydrogenibium sp. genome contains:
- a CDS encoding SPOR domain-containing protein, with protein sequence MEDRDLKAAVQQIKKKRKKEMMERLIIFLSGLLITLVFIALGLNYYSKSEKTISEPDIKVATNLEKPATPPQQIQAQPRPTQPPQQPTAEPKLPQPEQEEQLTGQSKLKPEETKKPAQDKEPAREQLAKEQPKEEKPKPSEKQPEKTKSVEKQQTAEKQIEKPKQQEKPISKEQAKEEKPKQHEEPKENKNVDSKETTSLISSGGFSIQVGAFSTREKAEIEKAKYPNAYIIEENGLHKVLVGKFKTEKEARDYQRAHDIKGFIKRVGS
- the argS gene encoding arginine--tRNA ligase, coding for MKQEIRDKILNILKQNNLLFEGVEDKIKIESPKEEKFGDLSTNAAFILSKSLNKKPFEVANQLKALFEKDPYFEKVEVAGGGFINLFISDTFYHQILNKAIEEKDEFGKAKEKNKGKINIEYVSANPTGPLHLGHGRGAVVGNILSNLYDYIGYKVEREFYINDAGNQIKKLGMSVYARFRQIEEPSYPFPEDGYHGEYIKDIAKELYHYEREKMLSFLDEEEAIEFCAEYAKNFLLDEIKKDLKLIGVEFDIWYSERHLYQHGKVEQALKFLESKGLIYEKDGALWLKTSLYGDEKDRVIRKSDGSYTYFAADIAYHYDKYLRNYDFIINVWGADHHGYFPRLKAAIMAFGVKEDWINVLFIQLVKLFKNGEEVKMSKRSGDFITLRELVEEVGKDAVIYFFASKDPNTHLNFDIDIALKKSNENPVFYVQYAHARISSVFREAQQRFNFNPEEDFEVDLSLLKEDLERSLMKYISTIPDEIYDATIKNQPHKITNITYELASRLHKYYYYHKFLIENNEKLMKARLYLLKAVRNVLRTLFKIMGITPVERM
- a CDS encoding recombination protein O N-terminal domain-containing protein — encoded protein: METVYKDEAIVLNRKFVGEKDLTITVYTKKSGKESIYIQNGQYLKNMPYSILSPFCWFKAVLIKIKDKLIISEIDSYKQIGYYISQDIEKFEAGFNIINFTYKLAPHQDERIFILLKKSLYFLTISKLPKLLEILFLLKITYLNGELDLKRLNLNNKEFDFLKGLMGKSIKEASQIEIENVELLESLRSKLIRELVRE